A section of the Lepidochelys kempii isolate rLepKem1 chromosome 4, rLepKem1.hap2, whole genome shotgun sequence genome encodes:
- the LOC140910851 gene encoding E3 ubiquitin-protein ligase RNF103 isoform X3 codes for MVSGWYRYCRRRGWVRSTLIMSVPQTSTSKGKVMLKEYSGRRIEAEHIFKWITAHAASRIKTIYNSEHLKEEWNKSDQYRVKIYLFANLDQPPAFFSALSVKFTGRVEFIFVNVENWDNKSHMPEIGICKTPSYILRTPEGIYRYGNNTGEFISLRAMDSFLRSIQPEVNDLFVLSLVLVNLMAWMDLFITQGATIKRFVVLISTLGTYNSLLIISWLPVLGFLQLPYLDSFYEYSLKLFRYSNTTTLASWVRADWMFYSSHPALFLSTYLGHGLLVDYFEKKRRRNNNDEINANNLEWLSSLWDWYTSYLFHPIASFQHFPYESDWDEDPDLFLERLAFPDLWLHPLIPTDYIKSLPMWRFKCLGMHSEEEMLEASQESESDSDSESKDVLSGEKEVSEDELSTVHSPSEVEPQCNADICSCANKNCHNEPYERKARSYGSYSTTEDMEPDWSAWPSNMLHCTECVVCLENFENGCLLMGLPCGHVFHQNCIVMWLAGGRHCCPVCRWASYKKKQPYTHHQPLSNDTPS; via the coding sequence ATACTGCAGGAGAAGAGGCTGGGTGAGATCCACACTAATTATGTCAGTCCCACAAACCAGTACCTCCAAGGGGAAAGTGATGCTTAAAGAATACAGTGGACGCAGAATTGAAGCTGAACACATTTTCAAGTGGATAACAGCCCATGCAGCTTCTCGGATCAAAACTATCTACAACTCTGAACATTTAAAAGAAGAATGGAACAAAAGTGACCAGTATCGGGTGAAAATATACCTGTTTGCTAACCTTGACCAGCCTCCAGCTTTCTTCTCTGCACTAAGTGTAAAGTTTACTGGAAGAGTTGAGTTTATTTTTGTGAATGTAGAAAACTGGGACAACAAGAGTCATATGCCGGAGATTGGTATCTGTAAGACACCATCTTACATACTTAGAACTCCAGAGGGAATTTACAGGTATGGGAATAACACTGGTGAATTTATATCCCTACGTGCCATGGATTCCTTCTTGCGCTCAATACAACCTGAAGTTaatgatttatttgttttaagcttAGTATTGGTTAATCTGATGGCTTGGATGGACCTATTTATCACACAAGGTGCTACTATAAAGCGTTTTGTGGTTCTGATAAGCACTTTAGGGACATATAATTCTCTCTTAATTATTTCTTGGCTACCTGTGTTGGGCTTTTTGCAGTTACCTTACTTAGATAGCTTTTATGAGTATAGTTTAAAACTCTTCAGGTATTCTAATACAACTACTCTAGCTTCGTGGGTGAGAGCTGACTGGATGTTCTACTCATCACACCCAGCCCTATTCCTCAGCACTTACCTTGGTCATGGCTTACTAGTAGATTACTTTGAGAAAAAAAGACGACGGAACAACAATGATGAAATAAATGCCAATAACTTGGAATGGCTGTCAAGTCTGTGGGACTGGTACACCAGCTACTTGTTCCACCCAATTGCTTCTTTTCAACACTTCCCCTATGAATCAGATTGGGACGAAGACCCAGATTTGTTCTTAGAGCGATTAGCTTTCCCTGATTTATGGCTTCACCCTCTGATACCAACTGATTATATAAAAAGTTTACCAATGTGGAGGTTTAAATGTCTTGGCATGCATTCTGAAGAGGAAATGTTGGAAGCCTCTCAAGAGAGTGAAAGTGACTCAGACAGTGAAAGCAAAGATGTCTTGAGTGGAGAAAAAGAAGTATCTGAGGATGAGCTAAGTACAGTTCACAGTCCCAGTGAAGTAGAGCCTCAGTGCAATGCTGATATCTGTTCATGTGCCAATAAAAATTGTCATAATGAGCCGTATGAAAGGAAAGCAAGGTCGTATGGATCATATAGCACTACAGAAGACATGGAACCAGATTGGTCAGCCTGGCCCTCTAATATGTTGCACTGTACAGAATGTGTTGTGTGTCTAGAGAATTTTGAAAATGGATGTCTGCTAATGGGTTTACCATGTGGTCATGTGTTTCATCAGAATTGCATCGTGATGTGGTTAGCTGGGGGGCGACATTGCTGCCCAGTTTGTAGATGGGCTTCTTATAAGAAAAAGCAGCCATATACACATCATCAGCCTTTGTCAAACGATACCCCATCTTAG
- the LOC140910851 gene encoding E3 ubiquitin-protein ligase RNF103 isoform X2 — translation MVKKVSRFGIRTGTFNCSSDPRYCRRRGWVRSTLIMSVPQTSTSKGKVMLKEYSGRRIEAEHIFKWITAHAASRIKTIYNSEHLKEEWNKSDQYRVKIYLFANLDQPPAFFSALSVKFTGRVEFIFVNVENWDNKSHMPEIGICKTPSYILRTPEGIYRYGNNTGEFISLRAMDSFLRSIQPEVNDLFVLSLVLVNLMAWMDLFITQGATIKRFVVLISTLGTYNSLLIISWLPVLGFLQLPYLDSFYEYSLKLFRYSNTTTLASWVRADWMFYSSHPALFLSTYLGHGLLVDYFEKKRRRNNNDEINANNLEWLSSLWDWYTSYLFHPIASFQHFPYESDWDEDPDLFLERLAFPDLWLHPLIPTDYIKSLPMWRFKCLGMHSEEEMLEASQESESDSDSESKDVLSGEKEVSEDELSTVHSPSEVEPQCNADICSCANKNCHNEPYERKARSYGSYSTTEDMEPDWSAWPSNMLHCTECVVCLENFENGCLLMGLPCGHVFHQNCIVMWLAGGRHCCPVCRWASYKKKQPYTHHQPLSNDTPS, via the exons ATGGTGAAGAAAGTATCAAGATTTGGCATACGGACAGGCACTTTTAACTGCTCCAGTGACCCCAG ATACTGCAGGAGAAGAGGCTGGGTGAGATCCACACTAATTATGTCAGTCCCACAAACCAGTACCTCCAAGGGGAAAGTGATGCTTAAAGAATACAGTGGACGCAGAATTGAAGCTGAACACATTTTCAAGTGGATAACAGCCCATGCAGCTTCTCGGATCAAAACTATCTACAACTCTGAACATTTAAAAGAAGAATGGAACAAAAGTGACCAGTATCGGGTGAAAATATACCTGTTTGCTAACCTTGACCAGCCTCCAGCTTTCTTCTCTGCACTAAGTGTAAAGTTTACTGGAAGAGTTGAGTTTATTTTTGTGAATGTAGAAAACTGGGACAACAAGAGTCATATGCCGGAGATTGGTATCTGTAAGACACCATCTTACATACTTAGAACTCCAGAGGGAATTTACAGGTATGGGAATAACACTGGTGAATTTATATCCCTACGTGCCATGGATTCCTTCTTGCGCTCAATACAACCTGAAGTTaatgatttatttgttttaagcttAGTATTGGTTAATCTGATGGCTTGGATGGACCTATTTATCACACAAGGTGCTACTATAAAGCGTTTTGTGGTTCTGATAAGCACTTTAGGGACATATAATTCTCTCTTAATTATTTCTTGGCTACCTGTGTTGGGCTTTTTGCAGTTACCTTACTTAGATAGCTTTTATGAGTATAGTTTAAAACTCTTCAGGTATTCTAATACAACTACTCTAGCTTCGTGGGTGAGAGCTGACTGGATGTTCTACTCATCACACCCAGCCCTATTCCTCAGCACTTACCTTGGTCATGGCTTACTAGTAGATTACTTTGAGAAAAAAAGACGACGGAACAACAATGATGAAATAAATGCCAATAACTTGGAATGGCTGTCAAGTCTGTGGGACTGGTACACCAGCTACTTGTTCCACCCAATTGCTTCTTTTCAACACTTCCCCTATGAATCAGATTGGGACGAAGACCCAGATTTGTTCTTAGAGCGATTAGCTTTCCCTGATTTATGGCTTCACCCTCTGATACCAACTGATTATATAAAAAGTTTACCAATGTGGAGGTTTAAATGTCTTGGCATGCATTCTGAAGAGGAAATGTTGGAAGCCTCTCAAGAGAGTGAAAGTGACTCAGACAGTGAAAGCAAAGATGTCTTGAGTGGAGAAAAAGAAGTATCTGAGGATGAGCTAAGTACAGTTCACAGTCCCAGTGAAGTAGAGCCTCAGTGCAATGCTGATATCTGTTCATGTGCCAATAAAAATTGTCATAATGAGCCGTATGAAAGGAAAGCAAGGTCGTATGGATCATATAGCACTACAGAAGACATGGAACCAGATTGGTCAGCCTGGCCCTCTAATATGTTGCACTGTACAGAATGTGTTGTGTGTCTAGAGAATTTTGAAAATGGATGTCTGCTAATGGGTTTACCATGTGGTCATGTGTTTCATCAGAATTGCATCGTGATGTGGTTAGCTGGGGGGCGACATTGCTGCCCAGTTTGTAGATGGGCTTCTTATAAGAAAAAGCAGCCATATACACATCATCAGCCTTTGTCAAACGATACCCCATCTTAG